The Paenibacillus beijingensis nucleotide sequence GTGCCGAGAAGACCGGCCCAATCTTTGCCGTACATGATGGCAAATCCGATCGTATAATACACAAGCGCGCCGAAGGCGATATCGACAAATACTTTCATTATAATGCTGACCGCATTTTTCTGACGGACAAAACCGGCCTCAAGCAGCGCAAATCCGCCTTCCATCAGCAAAATCATCGCAGCGGTCAATACGACCCAAATCGTATCCAAGCCTCTCGACAGATCGGCTAATTGCATTCAAATAATCCTCCCGGTCATTTCGGTATCCGAATTAATGTTGTTGCAAATTCCGGTCCCCATAATAATTTTACGGTGTTAACGATGTCAATGGATAATGTTGCTTTTTGTTAATTTAAGAAAGGTTATTTTTCACAATTGTTAATTCATCTATTCCTCAATTTGAGATGCCGTAAAAATTATCTTTCATGATATGCCCGTATCGGTCTGCAGACGGAGGAAAGGTTCAATCGGATGGCCCTTTTGGAGGTATTGCCCGCTAAGCTATACTACAAATACATAATGGTTTTTGAACATGAATAGGGGTTGGAGATATGAACAATCATTATTTGAACCGTTTGTTCTGGGGCTTAATTGTAATCGCGGTAGGAGCCGCATTTCTAATGCGTCAATCGGGATTCATCCAGTTTGATATCGGGGAGCTGGCGTCGGATTTTTGGCCGCTCGTGCTGATCGTCATCGGACTCAGCGGCATGCTGGGCGGATCCGCCGGCGGCGGGCGGGGATCCTTTATTTGGGCCGCGATCATGATCGTGCTCGGTCTCGTGTTTCTGGGCAATAATCTCGGCTGGATCACTTGGTCGGTTGGAGACGTGATGCAGTTTTCGGGTCCGATCGTGCTCATCTTGATCGGTGTCGGTCTTATTTTCAAGCCCCGCCGCAAGCCAAGCCTTCCATCGCAGGACGATGAGTGGAAATCTTATTCGGCATACAACGAACCGGTGCCGCCCGCTCCGCCATTGCATCCCGACCCGCGTCTGGAACCGTTGAATGTGGATGGCGGCGCTGCAAAGGAAGAGCATTCTCCAGGCCGCACGGATAAGGACGATCATAAGGAGTATGATCACAAAGACGGTTATTCATCTATGGATACCAAGCAGCAGTGGAAAGAGTACCGGCATGCAATGCGGCACGCTAGGAAGCATGCGCACAGGAGCAGACATGGCCATCACGATCGCGTCGAGTGGTGGAATTACGATCCGGCAGCACAAACGCGTTCCGGATTTATCGGCGATCTGCATTTGGGAGAGGACTATTGGGAGCTGAAGCCGATGAACATATCCCATTTTATCGGCGATACGATTATTGATCTGACGAAAGCGCAAATCCCGCACGGAGAAACGAAGCTTGTCATTTCGTCTTTTATCGGGGACGTGAAGGTGTTTCTGCCAAGCGATTATGAGATCGGCGTCCAAGTCATCTCCAGCGCATTTCTAGGCGACGCCAAAATATTGGGGCGCAAAGAAGGCGGCTTGTTCCGCAACATGAACGTCGAAAGTCCGAGCTACAACGATACCGACAAAAAAATCCGGATTGTGTGCAGCACGTTTATCGGCGATGTGCGCGTCACCAAGGTCGGGTAGAATCAAGGATGCGAATGTGATGAAAGAGAAGCGGGCAGCAACTGGAGCTGCAGCAAGTGCAATAACTGCCGGCGGAACATCCGCCGCTGGAATAACTGCCGCCGGAGCAACGGCTAACGGAACTATTTTAAGGGGGAGAAACGTCGTTATGATGGTGCGGATGCTGCGCAGCGGCAAACTGGAGCTGATGTTCTTCTTCGTCATTTCGTCGGTGCTGGCGGCACTGGTATCATATGGGGTATGGCAGTGGCTGGCGCCTAAGGCGGGAAATGGGGA carries:
- the liaF gene encoding cell wall-active antibiotics response protein LiaF, which encodes MNNHYLNRLFWGLIVIAVGAAFLMRQSGFIQFDIGELASDFWPLVLIVIGLSGMLGGSAGGGRGSFIWAAIMIVLGLVFLGNNLGWITWSVGDVMQFSGPIVLILIGVGLIFKPRRKPSLPSQDDEWKSYSAYNEPVPPAPPLHPDPRLEPLNVDGGAAKEEHSPGRTDKDDHKEYDHKDGYSSMDTKQQWKEYRHAMRHARKHAHRSRHGHHDRVEWWNYDPAAQTRSGFIGDLHLGEDYWELKPMNISHFIGDTIIDLTKAQIPHGETKLVISSFIGDVKVFLPSDYEIGVQVISSAFLGDAKILGRKEGGLFRNMNVESPSYNDTDKKIRIVCSTFIGDVRVTKVG